The Ipomoea triloba cultivar NCNSP0323 chromosome 13, ASM357664v1 genomic interval GTTTACCTTTTTCCCATCCACTCACTTGTAGTCAACAAAATCTTTCTTCTGCTTCACTTTTGGGGGAGAATATGGTATGctctttctcctcttcctccgctAACCCCTATCGTTTACCCTAGATGACGCCGATGAATGTTTGCGATTTACCGGTGCCGGCGACGACACATTGGAAACCATCTTTTTAAACCGATTCAAGTAGGTCGGTGCAATTCTTGGTGCATGCACCACCGTAGCTTTCTCAGAGGAGTTAGATGGGGCTTCGTTATCGCTAGGAAACGATATATCACCgaattgaattacaaaaaatttcaaaataaattgttaacatGAAATCAGAAACTAAATGATGAAATAAAGGAAGAATAACAAAGCATAAccatgaaaataaagaaagaaatcaaaggaTTTTCACTTACTCTTGAGTCTTGAGCTTGTCCATCGGAGTTGTGATCGGAAACATATGAAATGAATGCCGACTTTGCCGAGTTCAGAAGTTGTGAGGGAACAATATCTCATGCTCGGAACTTATATGAGAGAAATTGACGTTAACTTAAATCTGTtggaataaaattaggaagaatgatagaggttttaatttttttgggtaattggcaataaattttatggaaatatataaatggttaattgataaaataaccataaaataattcttaatttcattttactaaaatgcccctgagtttgggcgggaaaacttgggaggaggatattatttttatatatagtatagatttgacTATAGTAGTAAGTCTTTTATTAATAATCTGGTCTAAGTTAACTTATGTATTAACATGTTCTTTACATTTCCATTAATGATGAACCTAACTAATGCATGAAGCTCATGACTATAATTTGTCTATTTTAGTAACACGTCAATTTTTATATTCACACTTTTACATTTAACActtactaaataattatttaactaaACGATCAAATTAGGAATAAAAGTAATAGCCAAATACCATTTATatatggtcaaattgaaagccaataataaaaattggtaaatgtCAATAGTTAGAAAATCATTTGACTATAGTAAATTTTTATGTagtaaacattttttttccaaaaatttgtttactaattattttatttcaaaaattttaatattaatttaattaaaatgtatattttgttatcaTAATTGAAGTTTTTCTTTtggcattcaaaaaaaaagtatattttattataagttgATTTACTATGTATGAGACAAAATTTCTctatattttaagaattttaatGCACACTTTTCATTATCTAATCAATATTATAGGAAAAAATAACATTTCAAAATATGTAGTGAGAGTTTACAAGATGGATAATTCATATATTACAACAATTGAGGTCTCAATCATATACACCATGAAAACTTacaataaatttatatgttaaCCCAATaaggtagctcaagtggcaagtgagctttctttgtggggaagaatttcgggagaacctgggttacccttattaaataagggtttcatttcccttcttcatttcttcccaaaCTATTAATAATGATACCCCCCAAACACACCTTGCATAACCCTTTAATTACTATTCGGCAACATCAGTAAACTTATTATGATCATAtcacttttaataataaaaaataagttaaagTTTTATTGACTCATAATTATCACATTTAAAAAttgagtttattttttttataaaaattgttaGAACATAATGTGTATTCTCGATTATAACTATCTACAATGTTGGGAGGGTTATaacatgaataaaaataatgttagtgtaataaaatatgaaacggtaacttgtatattttaatttattctatgtATAATGATAAAACATTTTCAAAGTTACTATCTTTCACTTTTACTTAAATCACATTATCTGTTAtagcacaaattttaattttctattccaaatctatatttctttaattaaaatgtacattttattacaaCTTGATATACTGTGCATGAGATAAAATTTCTCTCTATgttaaataatatttcaaaatttcaataaGAGTTTACAAGATGAATagttatatataacaataattgAGGTTCCAATCATATATACACAAAGAAAACTTATGAATtcatatgttataatttaattGCATAACTTTTTAATTACTATTCAACAACATCAGTaaacttattatattattttacttttagcaaaaaataaattaaggttTACTATTCATCATCAATATTGCATTTGGAatgcttaatttattttaatatgaaaattgttaagaaattatttttattctctattATATTTATCTACAACAATACTCATTTTGTTCACATTGGTATGACGCATCCACACAATTGACCACCATCCTCTAAAGTCTAAACTCTTCCCCTCTATCATTTAACACCAAAAATCAATTCCCCTTCGTTTATTCTCTGATCTCTATTTCTTTCAAATTCTCACTTCCCATAAAACATTGCatgtaattacctattagtgtaTTAAGTTTTCCAATTTATGACAGCTCATTTTCTAAAAGATACATTTATATTtcctaaaaagtaaaaactttaatattaatttatatccTTTTTGTGAAAATACTCTTCTGTTTTCGTCGCGTCCCTTATCAAGTGCTTTGTCTCTCATAATTTTATCACTTTCCTACTTTAATTtgatcttttatttttatttaaaatatcatttttaaaactgGTAACCAGCACATCAGgtaaaacatgtcattttagatgaaattgcatgaattcgtatagttcagggacccaattgcattgttttttagttcggtggcctaattgcatttttgtgtgtagttcagtgaccaatttgacccttattcctatatTTTAACCAAACTCGGTAATTGTAGGCATAATACAAGCTTTTCGAGATCAAAATGATGTCAAACATGTCTAATCCAGATAATGGTATAGTTGTGGGTTTCAAGGAGGAAGAGAAAACTATCATAGAGCATCTTATTTATGGGTCAAAGGAGAGGGAAGTTGTTTTAATTACTGGTATGGGCGGATTGGGAAAAACAACTTTAGCGAGGAGAGTGTATGAGAAGAAAAATGTAGTCAACCACTTTGATAAGCGTGCGTGGTGTATTGTTTCTCAAGATTATGATTGTAAGAActtgttgaacaaaatatataatgaagTTTGTGGCCACAAGACAGAGATTGACAATGTAGCTGAAGAACTTCGCAAAAGACTTATGGGGAGGAGATACCTCATAGTGTTGGATGATATTTGGAGTGTGGAAGCATGGGAAGAGTTGAATAGAGTTTTCCCCGAATGTGACAATGGAAGTAGAATTGTTTTAACAAGCAGACAAGAAAGTGTGGTTTCTGATGCCAAACATATTTGTCTTCCGTTCTTCACTATTGATGAGAGTTGGGAATTATTGCAAATGATGTTAGTTAAACAAAAGGGATGTATTGAAGAGCTTGAAAATGTTGGTAGAGAAATATCTAAAAAATGTGGGGGATTACCTTTGACAGTTGGTTTGATAGCGGGTCTTCTTGAAAAAGTTGAAAAGAGTGAGCAAATGTGGCGTGAATTTCTTCATACTCTAAACTCACATGCTACATTTGGAGACAGAATACAGAGCAATGATGCGATAGAGCTTAGTTACAAATATTTATCAGATCATTTGAAACCATGCTTACTTTATTTTGCTGCATTCCCAGAGGATAAGGCAATCAAAGTTTCGAAACTAATAGAACTATGGATATCTGAAGGATTCATCATAGGAATGAAAGAGAAAGGGAGAGTAGAAGATGAGGCAAGGGATTACCTAAATGATCTAGTTAGCAGTAACCTAATTATGATGTCTGGAAAGAATTATCAAAGTCTAGCATGCAGGGTTCATGATTTGGTACGTGATTTTTGCTTAACAAAAGCTAGAGAAGAAATTTTCTTGGagataattaataatatggAAAAGAAGTGGGATCCGACTCTCAATTTTACCCCGCATTGAATATGTTTGCATTTCCAAGGGATATCTCATCTGTCTTCTAAATTGGTACCATGGAATTCTTCTATTCGCACAATTTTGGTTTTCAGCCATTATACTGATCGATCCTTATATAATGGCTCATGGATTGCTAAAAATTTTGAACATCTCACAATTTTGGATTTAGAGGCAATCCGTGTGCACCAATCAATTTTGTCTGAAGTTAACTCACTGATTCATCTAAGGTATTTAGTTCTCAAGGTAGATGGAGATAAATATGCTAATGCAGATGATGTCTCACCAGTATCACTAGAGAATCTTGAGTTTCTCATAACATTAAAGTTGCACTCAGTAAGTGTGCatttcccaatttttttttggaatatgaGAAGATTGAGACATATGATTATTATTGGTGCCGAATGTGATGATTCTTGTAAGGAGAAATCAAGATCAGTTATGAATGAAGCAATTCCTACTTGTTCAAAAGAATTGCAAACTTGGGAATGGCAATGTCCTTTCACTCCaaatcatgaatgtttattgAGAGAGCTTCCGTGTCTCAGAACTTTGAGTTGTAAGGTTTCAAGTTCTGAAAGCTTTCCTAAAATTGACTTTCTCCATCATCTTGAGAAGTTAATCTTAGTGAGTGCCAGGAGTGGTAATGGAAGTCCACATCTTCTTAATGATCTTAAACTCAGCAAGTTTCCATCAAGTGTCAAGGAACTACGTTTGACTTCTATTACTCTTTCGGTGTTTGCAATTTCAACAATTGCACAACTTCCCAATCTTGAGACTCTAGTACTAAGGAAATGCATGTTTGAGGAGGGCTTAACATGGAATGTGGGGGAGGAAACCAAATTCCAAAAACTCAAAAGCCTCCAATTAATTTGGGATTATACTAAAATTTGGAATATTAACAGTGCTGCTGAGTCCTTTCCTTGCCTTGAGCAATTAACTTTGATATTCTGTAGGCACTTACAAGTGATGCCTTCTGATTTTGAGGATGTTTTAACATTGAAAATGATCTCTGTGAAGCATTGCAATCCCATTGTTTACAGTTGGGTGAAGGAAATTGAGGAATGCGCACGGGAATTAGGAAATGAGCAACTCCAGGTCGACATCGACATCGACAGTAAGTGAAATTAACTAATGGGGTgtttgtaatttaaattcttacccactaaattataattcctTTTTCTCCCTAATCCCCTCCTTCCAATCAAACGCCCTGGAAATTCCTCAATTCACTAAAATTTTCTCGTTATCATTTTTGAAATTGGCATGTctatacaatataatgaatacAAAATTGAGTTATATTATGAGTCGTCCTATTATGAGTCAGTCATATAAAGACTTTCATAAAACCATGGCTTGGCTTTATACATCTTGTTGCTTTCATATTGTTTCTCTAatgatagtatatttacaaATCACTTTTTTAGTGGTACAGAatagagttaggatcatattttaaaatgcatttttaCTTTTAGAATGTCGAGTCCTACTAAATCTCTTTTCTTGTTTATTAAAATGATTGACAGGGCCAGCTAGGATCAACTCTTAGCATGAGTCAATGCATGATAATCCTACTTTCAACTCGGAGCATGAGTCGAAGTTTGTGAATGAGACCTTGGAATAAATTCAAATTAGTTCTACATGCCAGGATGAGGAAATTTGATGGCATGTGTGCTAAAATAAAAAGAGGAGAAAGAGACTAGGTGTGTGACCAAAGTGATGCATAGAGTAATCACAACTTGATATTACTTTatcttttaaatttgaataataatattaatatttctatATTGTAActcttttctttatatttagTCTATACACGCATtctattcaaatataataattagaatgcTTTTGTTGAAATATTTGATCAGTGTGTAAAGCAAAATTTTAAATGCATTGGATTAATACTAAAAATCCACTACATGTTGAAGTCTATTATTCCATAGATCATGGTTTCTACAGCTTTGTGcactacaaataaaatataaattttaattactaaatgtactttatttatatattgaagctacattatttgaaagtatattatttgagtacggaagataaattattttgtatattatcgatcaaataatatatatttagtatataaataacgtacttttaatatattaaaaatatactttttatttataatccACGGAAAATTCGGCCTTCATTAATTGTGCTTGCAAAAAAATATACatgtaatatttaaaattggaatttgaTATGCACAATAAGCTaatttatatcatgaaccaaggttcaccttacaaggtggactctAGTCTTAAACATAAATTgtgtatgttaacattgtgtgtttgtagtatacaaattgtgaacattcaaaatattattactatatttttttgggtaaatctTGGGTCTTTGCTCGTCCCTTGTCTGTCTTacggaggcacgggagctggcccaagggAAATCGAACctgggttctcccaaaattcttccccacaaagagagctcacttgccacttgagctatcccattgagttatttttattattattagccgGGCCGGTCCTGAACACAGGCGGgggcgaccgcccagggccccatgatagaaggggcccatccatatatatgtatatgtatacatatatctattatagtgttataattagtgttataattatattataaaataaaaaattagtgttataattatattagaaaacaaaaaattaagaatagatgaGACTCTAGGAAGCTGAGAATCGAcgcataattaaataatttagaaatagaatcgacaCGGGGAGTCGAGGAcacctaattatcttttatttattagaaTCAACACCCTAACCGGCTAACtcattcgtcttcttcaataaattttttttccaattcgattaatcaacgattgttcatttgtttgccgGTTTGGGCCCCATTGtctgttgtaacttgtaagttttcttctatttgtaatttgttctgtCTTTGTTTAGAtacttttgttcttttcttatacacagtttttaaaattgttttatataaagttacctaaaaaacatttatgtgattgtaaaaaaaaaaaaaaaaagaagaagaagaagaagaaaacaagtaGAGCAactaatagaatcacaaagatgagctataaataaatttttcaaaaaatcagaatcatttaatgaaaatttaaaacaatctaaagaaaatttaaatgatcAAGGCCATGTTAATgacgattttgtgtattgagaaggatatgctagagaatgttaatcttgatgcaattatcgatgattttgcatagcacgtaaattttttttgtcatgattacttttgtatttaaaaaatgttgaaaattttctactagtatttcatgttatttcatattattatttttttagtattattgcatttaaattttagtttttcatataagggcccattttttttaatttcgacCGGGAcctctaaaatgtttggaccggccctgaTTATTAGGTCAACTTACCTAAGCCGCCGcctccccacccccaccccctgcAACACCAACaacattaataaaaagaaaatgccCAAACTTCCATCTAGTGGAGTTTCATGAACCTGAAGTCCATACTAATATGACTGCAAAAATTTGTCATTCAATTTGCCCATACCAATATTCACACATCTTCAAAGATCTAAACTAAAACTATAACATTATTCCTCTTATTCAATTCAACCTTAGCTCTTTGATGAACTGAACAATAATACatgaataattttgatatttttacttGGAATTTGTCATCCAACTTACACATACCAATATTCACATCTCCAAAGATCTAAACTAAAAGTACAACATTAATCCTCTTATTCAACCTCTTTGATGAACTGAACATAAATACATGAATCATTTTGGTATTTTTGCttataaacacaatatatagagccgattgtaataattataaaatggatAAGAGCAGATTTGAATCATGTCAGCTCCAGCAAGAATtcttgattattatattatatagtacacgGCATGCAGTAAAGTTCAGTCCAAATACACAGCCTTTTTTTAGCTCAACTAACCATGATCTAGACATGTGATCTCCTTCTTTGTGCTTACTTGTTTATGACTGTGTACGAGGATGACATTTGACCTGTTCAACAAAAGAGTATGTTCACAACTCACAAGAAATATCCACACATATTTCCAacccaaaaaacaaaatatttgataatttcTTTAACCTAGTAATGACAAATTATATGgaagaagaagggaaaaaaatgtGACTGATGAGCTAGTTCACATTTTTTCTTGGCTTTGAATCTGGTTTTACAACCGAATTTAGTTTAACTGTACTAGTATATTTTTTTGAGATGATGAGGAAAACCAACAGCTAcaatactataatattataCTACTTGGATGTTGGGTTATATGGATCGAGACCTAAGTATGTTGGCTGATATGACCAAAACTTCAAACTTGATAAAGAACGCAATAGCAGAATAAGGAGTTTTAATCATTCATTCAAATTGAGTAGGAagtaaattcaaattaaaatgatttcaAGTCTATCCTTCTTAATTGTCTATAAAATGGCCTAATATATAGTATAGGCATAAAATTAAGAAGCAACACAACATTTAAATTCTAGGAATTGCAAAAGACACATGGAAAATGAAATGCATTTAATATAATCTAGCTAGAGAAAATTAAGATTCTTGAGCCTCCAAACAAATATTACTCAAGTTCCTCGTGTTGTGTTGATGGTGTGAACGCCATCAAAACTCCAATAACAAAGGGAGCAAATTCAAACCGTCTAAACACCAAAacaagttacggagtattattaatAGTATCAGCACGGACAACTTAATTGGTTATTGAGTGATAGATTGTGGATATAGACATATGACTGAGCCTTGGCATCCTTACTGTAGAGTTTCACATAATCTGATGGGGTCCTTGTAGACATTAAGCACTGGTCCTCCACCTAATAGATCACTAAGTCACCTTAATTTACTCCATGCTATCCTGTGGGACATGTTATTATTAATGGTTAGGACTTAGAAGCCAAATTAAAGAGAaactattgttgttgttgttgcataaattatgtgtatggagagtatttttgtcttttttgaatgcttattgtatttttattctttaaaatttAATCCAACCAAgaattataatacaattattgaaatctattattttgacaaacaatataatagaaTGAAATCCTTATTACATTCCTTGCTCTATTCCAATCCCTATGTATttatattcacttaaaattcattatgTAAACTAAATGTATTGTAAATGGCCCATActtatttgtgtttgaatttttttaacaatgATATTAAAATTTATCTATACAATGCAAGTTAAATCATTGTTATTacgttaaaagttaaaataagtaataattttattgcacatgaatttttttttttgtttttttttttgtcgtcTAATCTAATACAACTCATATTGTTGTTTGTAACGGTGTGGACGAATGGATATCCCGTAATTGTTTTTGACGAAATTAATAAACCGACCCCAATAGCGGACGTACGTAACTCCTAATCCAACCATGACTAGAGTGAAACATTCAAGTCAATGTCATGAGCTAGCCTACCTTGACCATTGGAAATTCCATTTGATTTCTTTACATTATGGACCCCACCCCATGTCCACCATTACAAATTGCCAAACTCTAATCATTCATTCCCATAAGCATAGCTTAGATTCATCAatttaaaaaagagttaatgGCGTGTTTTTTCATGGGTTTACATATCATAAATggaatcaaaattatagttaatattcggttgataaatttttaaaatacaactatggaaTTTGATtacattccatcttattggtaatataagatattaaatttgaattagtgcttttttttgtgtgtgcgtGTAAATTTTTGAGGTGGTTCAAGTTTTTCTTTGTCCATTTAACGACCCAGGTCCACCAAACTAATCTTGCTCGCTCCGAGAGACAAAAGATTAGTGCTTTTAATCTTATAAATTACATGCAATTTGTTACCTCATCTATCAATCAAAACTCTAGAGCAAAGATAAGTTGGACTCCCAAGGGTTGGATTCGATCCTTTTCTAACCTAATCACATTTATGATGAatcatttttagaatttttagaatttgtattttgttattGGCTTTTACTCACTAAAGATAATATagagtatataataatacaattataaacCTCTTGAATCAATCAATGTTACAATACAATTAAAGTGCACTTGATTTTGCCAATGTTAGTTATGAGATTCTCAATTTCacattcttatttaaaaattgtcTCAGATTATGTTCTTGCAAATAAAAGTGTTAGTAAGCCGGTGGTCCCAACTGGATTGAATGACTTCCACAAGAAGGTGCTAGTCAGGGCTGGTCCAAATATTTTAGAGGccctgggcgaaattaaaaaaatggacccctgtatgaaaaactaaaatttaaatttaataatactaaaaaataataatatcaaataacatgaaatacgattagaaaatttttaacattttttaaatacaaaagtaatcatgacaaTAAATTTCTACATGCTTTACTCGATGCAAAATCATCataattgcatcaagattaacatttTCTAGCATATctttctcaatacacaaaatcgcCAAATCATTCAATCTTTCTTGTGACATTGAAGATCTGAAGTTGGTTttcaataatttcaaatttgaaaaacttCTCTCTGCTGAGGATAACAGAAATcacaaaatctaaacattacatatttgcattactcattagaggattatagatttataaccctaaatccctaatgtCCTATAGATGTGCTGTGTTGCTTGTGCAGTGCTGCAGAGGAAATAAAGacagaacaaattacaaatagaataaacttacaagttacaacggaCAATGGGCCCAAACcggcaaacaaatgaacaatcgttAATCGTCGACGAAGATGCAAGGATTaatcgaattggaaaaaaaaaattattgaataagccgaatgggttagccggttagggcgtcgattctaatagataattatgtatttatgtgtccCCGTGttgattctatttctaaattatttaattaagcgtcGATTCCCAACTTCTTGCAGTCACACATGGATTACGCTTCCATGAGTccatctattcttaattttttattttctaatataattataacactactAATTATAACAgtataatacatatacatatacatgggTGGGCCCCTTCTAACATggggccctgggcggtcgcccagcccgcccgtgctcaggaccggccctgGTGCTAGTTAACAACCTCCACACAACTCTTTTTTTAGTGCATCTAACCTATTCATAATATGTGTTTAACAAACCTAAGATCTTTAATTTCTTACGGTAAGTAACAGTGATGTTATCAAATCACAAGATATTTgacatctttttcttcttcttttatttcaCTTTTGCCAATGAATGagaaatgtattttaaaaaatagtatataCATACTCAAATCCTGAGAAATGTCAAAAAGTTTCAAAGCAAAAAGTCATGCATATCATCAAGGAGTAAAACTCTTCTCATGTGCCTTTAATTATATACATGAACTATTTGTTGCTTGTACTTTATGAATATTTTCCATTTACATTTAATTACGTAAACTACACCTAGctcaccttcttttttttttttttgaaagaaacaCCTAGCTCACTTTATACTAAAAATGGCCATAATATATCACTTTATTGTTAGCTTCTTATTACCTATACTCATAAAATAGAAGATTATCTTAAAAACGATAAATACTTTATCAACATTCATTCGCAAAGTTAGGCACGAATTCGTATCAtatgtttaaaataaaatagaccAAATGGTCCTGGTAAGTTAGTGTAAGTCACAATCAACTTATCTTTTGATTCAACAACATTGCTCATTTTCAACGAATTGCATCATATATCATGGCCAAATCGCACGCTAAAGAAAATCTTGTAATGTCTTAAGTAACAATAATTGAGTAGcgtattttgtttttaatgatttatactctcttttttatattatcaataacaaaacatatattataactttattaaatatacaaattttctaaaattttgttagtATATTGAAAAAGATGTAAAATGTGTAACACATTAATCGTGGCGTTTCACACCAATGGAGAGCCAGATCACACAATTACCATGGGCTCTGCCAGATCAGCATCCAATATCTTATCTCCACGTCACCCAGGCCTGCTGGGCCCCTGATCTCGACAGCACTATTAATCTAACGGCCACGATCGCGGTCTCTAATGTGGCGCCAGATAGACACAGATTAACCGCGGTTAGTTAACCGCGGGTTCTTTTTAGACtggaaaagagaaagaaaaaggaaccttcgaagagagagaaagtgaaTCTTCTTTATATACATCGCAGaataaatcatttttatattgagatttagagtctagagagagagagagagagagagagagagggagagagattgCCGGCGCAGGCGAAACAGAACTACGACGACGAGGGGTTTCGTGGCTTTGTATCGGCGTCTGTTCACTCTGCCGATCGCTGTGTTATGCCGTTGAGCCTTCTGAATCGGGCGGTTGAACGGTGGTTGTGAAATCTCGGCCGCCGGGGAATTAGAACCCTAACCGATCTCCAAGATCTGCCACCCCGGTCAGTCTTTGACTTCGATTTCTTAGATTTTGTTCTTAATCTCGTAATGTTTGGAGTAATTCCTATCTCGGCGTAGTCTTCAATGCCGGTCCTTTAGGAACTTCCATAGATGAATTCCATAATTGATG includes:
- the LOC116001882 gene encoding putative late blight resistance protein homolog R1B-14 — translated: MMSNMSNPDNGIVVGFKEEEKTIIEHLIYGSKEREVVLITGMGGLGKTTLARRVYEKKNVVNHFDKRAWCIVSQDYDCKNLLNKIYNEVCGHKTEIDNVAEELRKRLMGRRYLIVLDDIWSVEAWEELNRVFPECDNGSRIVLTSRQESVVSDAKHICLPFFTIDESWELLQMMLVKQKGCIEELENVGREISKKCGGLPLTVGLIAGLLEKVEKSEQMWREFLHTLNSHATFGDRIQSNDAIELSYKYLSDHLKPCLLYFAAFPEDKAIKVSKLIELWISEGFIIGMKEKGRVEDEARDYLNDLVSSNLIMMSGKNYQSLACRVHDLVRDFCLTKAREEIFLEIINNMEKKWDPTLNFTPH